The genomic window CGCTGCTCGGCGACGGGCTCGCCGTAGTGGTCGGCCGTACCGGCGGGACCGGCGACGGCACCGGGGAGCGTCAGGAGCGGGGAGGCCAGCGCCGACGACTCACTCAACGCGGTTCAGCGTTCCCGAGGCGTGCGTGCGCAGGTCGTTGCCGAGCGCGGCGATGTCCCACGCCCACAGCAGGCGGCCGTCGACGAGTCCGTAGAGGCGCGTGGCCGCGGCGTACTCCTTGGCGCTCGCCGAGCGCATGACGGCGTCGGTCTGCAGGTCGATGCGGGCCCCGCCGACGGTGCCGAGGTAGAGCTCGCTGACGCCGCCGGGGTGGATGACCGCCACCTCGACCTCGAAGGCGCCGTCGGGGCGGCGCAGGGTCTCGACCGCCTCGGCGTCGGGGTAGGGCGCGGCGCCGACGCCCGGCAGCATGCCCGGGCCCGGGTCGCCGGGCTGCGCGGGGCGGTGCAGACGCCAGTAGCCGGCCTCGGCGTTGAGCGGCGTCTGGCTCTCGTCGAGCAGCCACGTGGTGGAGGAGTAGTTGAGGTAGTGCTGGCCGTCGTGGCTGAAGCTCACGCGCTGGCCGAACTCGTGCTCGCGCACGGTGCCCGCGTCGTCGTAGTGGACGACGCCGGTGCCCTCCCAGACTCCGATGAGCCACGAGAGGGGGACGAGCTCGGCGGGCAGGGTCGTGTCGAGGGAGAACACGGCTGGGTGCTGGCCCTAGCGCTGGCCGCGGTAGAGGTTGCGCAGCACCACGAGCGAGACGCCGCCGATGGCGAGCGACGCGAGCCCCAGGAGTCCGAGGAAGAAGATTTCTAGCGCGAGCAGCATGACCTCATCCTACGCCCGCGAGGATGAGGATGAGCCCGGAGGCGAGCGCCATGAGCAGGATGATGCCCGTCACCGTGACGAGCATCCGGCGCACCAGTCCCTCCTTCGTCTGCAGGCTGACCTGGATGAGGAAGGTGAGCAGCACCGCGCCCGCCGCGATGACCGCGAGCGAGCCGGCCCGCTCATCGGCCTCGACGAGCAGCAGCAGGGCGATCACGCCCCCGACGACGGCGAGCCAGACCGGCAGTGCGGTGGCCAGGGTGCGCGACATGACCCCATGCTAGGGCGCGGCTACACTGGCCAGAACACCCTGGAGGACGAGTGGCCCAGCTTCTGATCCTGACCTCGCAGGGGAACGCCGACGTTCTCCCCGCGCTCGGTCTGCTCAGCCACCGTGCTCGTGCGATCCCCGCCGAGCCGGCCGCGCTCGTCGGCGCGCCGCCGGCCGACGCCATCCTCGTGGACGCGCGGTTCGATCTCGCCGCGGCGAAGGGCCTGTGCAAGATCCTCACCGCGACCGGCGCGGGCTCGCCCATCATCGTCGTGCTCACCGAGGGCGGCCTCACGGCCGTCAACGCCGAGTGGGGCATCGACGACGTCATGCTCGACACCGCGGGGCCCGCCGAGGTGGATGCCCGGCTGCGGCTCGCGATCGGCCGCCAGACCCGCGATGCCGCGGGGGCGAGCACGATCCGCGCCTCCGGCGTCGTCATCGACGAGGCGAGCTACTCGGCCAAGGTGCACGGCCGCACGCTCGACCTCACGTTCAAGGAGTTCGAGCTGCTGCGATTCCTCGCCGGGCATCCCAGCCGCGTCTTCACCCGCGAGCAGCTGCTCAGCGAGGTCTGGGGCTACGACTACTTCGGCGGCACGCGCACGGTCGACGTGCACGTGCGGCGCCTTCGCGCGAAGCTCGGCGACATGGAGTCGCTCATCGGCACCGTGCGCAACGTCGGCTACCGCTTCACCCTGCACGAGGACGAGCCCGAGGTCTCGCAGCTGCAGGCCTAGGGCTCCGGCCCGCCGTCATCTCAGCCGCGCGCTCCGACCGCCGGTTCGCGGATGCCCGCCACGAGCGCCTCGACGCGCTCGACGATCTCGTCCCGGATGGCGCGCAGTCCCTCGCGGCCGGAGGCGGCCGGGTCGGCCACCTCCCAATCCTCGTAGTGCCGCCCCGGCAGCACGGGGCAGGCGTCGCCGCAGCCCATCGTGATGACGTAGTCGGCGCCGCGCACGAGGTCGTCGGTGAGCGGCTTCGGGTACTCGTCGACCACGGGGACGCCGATCTCGTCGAGCACCTCGGCGACGGCGGGGATGATGCGCCCTGCCGGGTCGGAGCCCGCGCTCATGACGACGACCTCGTCGCCGGCGAGCGCGCGCAGCACGGCCGCGGCGAGCTGGGAGCGGCCGGAGTTCTCGACGCAGACGAAGAGCACGGAGGGGACGCCGTCGTGCTCGGCCGCCTCGGCCCGCACGATGGCGGCGAGGCGGTCGGCGGCGAAGTGCGCGGTCAGCGAGGGCAGGAACCGGGTGATCCTCGCCCCGCGCGCGAGCAGGCGGTAGCTGTCGTCGACGACGGCCTGCACGGTCTCGGGCCCGACGACGCCGCGGTACCGGCGCGCGAGACGGCCGGCGATGCGGCGCGCGACATCGGGCACCTCGAGGGGCGCGGCGCTCATCAGGCGGGCAGGATCTCGGCGAGGAGGGTCTGGATGCGGCCCTTGATCTCGTCGCGGATGGGGCGCACCGACTCGATGCCCTGCCCGGCCGGGTCGTCGAGCTCCCAGTCCTCGTAGCGCTTGCCGGGGAAGATCGGGCAGGCGTCGCCGCAGCCCATCGTGATGACGACGTCGCTCTCCTTCACAGCCTCGACGGTGAGCACCTTCGGCACGTTGTGCGCGATGTCGATGCCCTCCTCGGCCATGGCCTCGATGGCGACCGGGTTGATCTGATCCTTCGGGGCGGAGCCGGCGGAGAGCACCTGCACGCGGTCGCCCGCGAGGTGCTGGAGGTAGCCGGCGGCCATCTGGGAGCGGCCCGCGTTGTGCACGCAGACGAAGAGGACGGTGGGGGTCGCGGTGTCGGTCATGATCCAAAGCATAGACCAGCATCTATACTTTCGGAAGCACCGGGTCCGTCGTCGGGAGGAGCTCGGCGAGCAGCGCTCTCACGCGGCCGTCGATGTCGTCGCGGATCGCGGCCACCTCGGCGGCGGTGCGCCCCACCGGATCCTCGACCGCCCAGTCGAGGTACCGACGACCCGGGTAGACGGGGCACGCATCGCCGCAGCCCATCGTCACGACGACGTCGGCCGCGCGCACCACCTCGTCGGTGAGCGGCTTCGGGAACTCGCCGCCGAGCGGCACCCCGATCGCGTCGAGCGCCGAGACGACCGAGCCCCGCACGGCCTCGGCCGGCGCGCTGCCCGCGGTGCGCACGCGCACCCGGTCGCCGGCGAGATGCTTCAGGATCGCGGCGGCCAGTTGCGATCGCCCCGCGTTCTGCACGCAGACGAACAGCACCTCGGGCGGCGCCCCGTCGACCCGCGGCTCCGAGGCGCGCGCGAGAGCACTCAGGCGATCCGCCGCGAAGCGGGCGGTGAGCGAGGGCAGGTAGCGGGTGATGCGCGCGCGCTCGGCGAGCAGGTCGTAGCTCTCGAGCACGTAGCGCTCGATCGTCTCGCGCGAGAAGGATCCGGCGAAGCGGTCGGCGAGGTCGCCGATCATGCGCTGCAGCAGCTGCCCGCTCACGCGGGTCGGGGCCGCCGGGGCGATGAGCGCCTCGAGCTGCTCGCGCCGGGCATCCACCACCGCGTAGAAGGCGCGGCGCCCGTCGGGGGTGCGCTCGACCAGGCCCGCCCCGTGCAGCAGGCGCAGGTGGTGCGAGACCGTGGGCTGCCGCAGCTGCAGCAGCTCGGCCAGGCGCCCGACGGTCTCGCGGCCCTCGGGTGCGGCGAGCAGCAGGCGCAGCAGCGCCGCGCGCGTCGGATCGGAGACGAGCCGCAGCTCCTCGCTCTCCGTCGACATTCGCATAGATGCGAGTCTATCCGATTCGCCTATGCTGGCGACGTGCTCGAGAAGACGCCCGCCGCCGTGACCGCCCCCGGGAGCGCCGCGCCCGCCCCGCCCGCCCTGCGCCGGAGGCTGCTCGCCGAGCTGCTCGGCAGCGCGGGCCTCGCGATGGCCGTCATCGGCTCGGGCATCATGGCCACCCGGCTCACCGACGAGCCCGGCCTGCAGCTGCTCATCAACGCGCTCGTCACCGCGATGGCGCTCCCCGTGCTCATCGCCTGCCTCGCGCCGATCGGCGGAGCGCATCTCAATCCGGCCGTGAGCCTCGTCATGGCGCTGCGGCGCGAGCTCCCGCCGCGCGAGGCCCTCGC from Microcella daejeonensis includes these protein-coding regions:
- a CDS encoding arsenate reductase ArsC translates to MTDTATPTVLFVCVHNAGRSQMAAGYLQHLAGDRVQVLSAGSAPKDQINPVAIEAMAEEGIDIAHNVPKVLTVEAVKESDVVITMGCGDACPIFPGKRYEDWELDDPAGQGIESVRPIRDEIKGRIQTLLAEILPA
- a CDS encoding winged helix-turn-helix transcriptional regulator, which encodes MAQLLILTSQGNADVLPALGLLSHRARAIPAEPAALVGAPPADAILVDARFDLAAAKGLCKILTATGAGSPIIVVLTEGGLTAVNAEWGIDDVMLDTAGPAEVDARLRLAIGRQTRDAAGASTIRASGVVIDEASYSAKVHGRTLDLTFKEFELLRFLAGHPSRVFTREQLLSEVWGYDYFGGTRTVDVHVRRLRAKLGDMESLIGTVRNVGYRFTLHEDEPEVSQLQA
- a CDS encoding FABP family protein — its product is MFSLDTTLPAELVPLSWLIGVWEGTGVVHYDDAGTVREHEFGQRVSFSHDGQHYLNYSSTTWLLDESQTPLNAEAGYWRLHRPAQPGDPGPGMLPGVGAAPYPDAEAVETLRRPDGAFEVEVAVIHPGGVSELYLGTVGGARIDLQTDAVMRSASAKEYAAATRLYGLVDGRLLWAWDIAALGNDLRTHASGTLNRVE
- a CDS encoding metalloregulator ArsR/SmtB family transcription factor, with translation MRMSTESEELRLVSDPTRAALLRLLLAAPEGRETVGRLAELLQLRQPTVSHHLRLLHGAGLVERTPDGRRAFYAVVDARREQLEALIAPAAPTRVSGQLLQRMIGDLADRFAGSFSRETIERYVLESYDLLAERARITRYLPSLTARFAADRLSALARASEPRVDGAPPEVLFVCVQNAGRSQLAAAILKHLAGDRVRVRTAGSAPAEAVRGSVVSALDAIGVPLGGEFPKPLTDEVVRAADVVVTMGCGDACPVYPGRRYLDWAVEDPVGRTAAEVAAIRDDIDGRVRALLAELLPTTDPVLPKV
- a CDS encoding arsenate-mycothiol transferase ArsC, which produces MSAAPLEVPDVARRIAGRLARRYRGVVGPETVQAVVDDSYRLLARGARITRFLPSLTAHFAADRLAAIVRAEAAEHDGVPSVLFVCVENSGRSQLAAAVLRALAGDEVVVMSAGSDPAGRIIPAVAEVLDEIGVPVVDEYPKPLTDDLVRGADYVITMGCGDACPVLPGRHYEDWEVADPAASGREGLRAIRDEIVERVEALVAGIREPAVGARG